The following are encoded in a window of Flavobacterium sp. WC2421 genomic DNA:
- a CDS encoding thiamine pyrophosphate-dependent enzyme: MIKEKTNSTLTFEDFKTEVLNDYKIAIISRECSLLGRREVLTGKAKFGIFGDGKEVPQLAMAKFFKNGDFRSGYYRDQTFMMAIGQLTVEQFFAGLYGNTNIEQEPMSAGRQMGGHFVTHSLNEDGSWKNLTKQKNSSADISPTAGQMPRLLGLAQASKIYRQVPGIPNKENFSIDGNEVAWGTIGNASTSEGLFFETINAAGVLQVPMIVSVWDDEYGISVHARHQTTKENISEILKGYQRDKDDKGYEILRVKGWDYSDLIATYEKASAIAREKHIPVLIHVNELTQPQGHSSSGSHERYKDADRLAWEKDYDCIRQMRLWMIAINIASPEELDAIDANAKKEVLEGKKAAWTTFIQPIVAEQKELVALLNKIAETSIHKVAILKHSTNLNTIKDPLKKEILIAARKTLRLIFNEKGKDELSNWITSYTKKNQYKFSSHLYSESDSNVFSAKEVLPKYSENIKEETDGRMILRDNFDAIFTKYPEVLIFGEDSGAIGDVNQGLEGMQEKYGELRVADVGIREATIIGQGIGMALRGLRPIAEIQYLDYLLYAIQIMSDDLATLQYRTVGKQKAPLIIRTRGHRLEGIWHSGSPMGMIINAVRGIHVLVPRNMTKAAGFYNSLLECDEPALVIECLNGYRLKEKMPLNYGEFKTPIGVVETIKNGSDITLVSYGSTLRLVEQAANELLELGIDCEVIDIQSLLPFDINHDLVKSIGKTNRLLVIDEDVPGGASAYILQQIIEQQDGYNYLDSKPQTLTAKAHRPSYGTDGDYFSKPSAEDIFEKVYAMMNEVNPSKFPSLY; the protein is encoded by the coding sequence ATGATAAAAGAAAAAACTAATTCTACATTAACATTCGAAGATTTCAAAACTGAAGTATTAAACGATTACAAGATCGCTATAATAAGTAGGGAATGTAGCTTGTTAGGTCGTAGAGAAGTGTTGACTGGAAAGGCTAAATTTGGGATTTTTGGTGATGGAAAAGAAGTTCCACAACTAGCCATGGCGAAATTTTTTAAAAATGGTGACTTTCGTTCTGGATATTATCGCGATCAAACTTTTATGATGGCGATAGGTCAATTGACTGTAGAACAATTTTTTGCCGGATTATATGGCAATACTAATATTGAACAAGAACCTATGTCTGCTGGGAGACAAATGGGAGGCCATTTTGTCACTCATAGTTTGAATGAAGATGGTTCTTGGAAAAATTTAACAAAACAAAAAAATTCTAGTGCGGACATATCTCCTACAGCAGGGCAAATGCCTCGTCTATTAGGTCTTGCCCAAGCTTCTAAAATTTATAGACAAGTACCTGGAATTCCGAATAAAGAAAATTTTTCGATTGACGGAAATGAAGTTGCATGGGGAACAATCGGAAATGCTAGTACATCTGAAGGCCTATTTTTTGAAACTATAAATGCGGCTGGAGTTTTACAAGTACCAATGATTGTAAGTGTTTGGGATGATGAATATGGAATTTCAGTTCATGCCAGACATCAAACAACTAAAGAAAATATCTCGGAAATTTTAAAAGGATATCAAAGAGATAAAGACGATAAAGGTTATGAAATTTTAAGAGTAAAAGGATGGGATTATTCTGATCTTATTGCGACTTATGAAAAAGCTTCAGCTATTGCTCGTGAAAAACACATTCCGGTTTTAATTCATGTTAATGAATTAACGCAACCACAAGGTCATTCTAGTTCCGGTTCTCATGAACGATATAAAGATGCGGATCGCCTAGCCTGGGAGAAGGATTATGACTGTATTCGTCAAATGAGATTATGGATGATTGCAATCAATATTGCATCGCCAGAAGAACTTGATGCTATTGACGCCAATGCCAAAAAAGAAGTTCTTGAAGGTAAAAAAGCGGCATGGACAACATTTATACAGCCTATTGTAGCGGAACAAAAAGAATTAGTTGCCTTACTAAATAAAATAGCGGAAACAAGCATACATAAAGTTGCTATCTTAAAACATTCAACAAATTTAAATACAATTAAGGATCCTTTGAAAAAGGAAATACTAATTGCTGCTCGCAAAACATTGCGTTTAATCTTTAATGAAAAAGGAAAAGACGAATTGTCCAATTGGATCACGAGCTACACCAAGAAAAATCAATATAAATTTAGCAGTCACTTATATTCAGAATCTGATTCAAATGTTTTTTCTGCCAAAGAAGTTTTGCCTAAATATTCTGAAAATATAAAAGAAGAAACGGATGGTAGAATGATTTTACGTGATAACTTTGATGCAATTTTTACAAAATATCCTGAAGTTTTAATATTTGGTGAAGACTCAGGGGCTATTGGTGATGTAAACCAAGGTTTAGAGGGAATGCAAGAGAAATATGGTGAATTACGCGTTGCCGATGTTGGTATTCGTGAAGCTACAATAATAGGACAAGGAATTGGTATGGCATTAAGAGGTTTAAGACCTATTGCCGAAATACAATATTTAGATTACTTATTGTATGCGATCCAAATCATGAGTGACGATCTAGCTACATTACAATACAGAACGGTAGGAAAACAAAAAGCACCTTTAATAATTCGTACTCGTGGACATCGATTAGAAGGCATATGGCATTCTGGTTCTCCTATGGGAATGATCATTAATGCTGTTAGAGGAATTCATGTATTAGTTCCTAGAAATATGACAAAAGCAGCTGGTTTTTATAATTCATTACTAGAATGTGATGAACCTGCATTAGTAATAGAATGCTTAAATGGATACCGCTTAAAAGAAAAAATGCCATTGAATTATGGAGAATTTAAAACTCCTATCGGAGTGGTTGAAACCATAAAAAACGGTAGTGATATCACATTAGTTTCTTATGGATCCACTTTACGATTAGTAGAACAAGCGGCCAATGAACTTTTGGAATTAGGAATTGACTGTGAAGTGATTGACATACAGTCATTATTACCTTTTGATATCAATCACGATCTTGTAAAAAGTATTGGCAAAACCAATCGCCTTTTAGTAATTGATGAAGATGTCCCTGGTGGTGCATCAGCATATATTTTACAACAAATTATTGAACAACAAGATGGTTATAATTATTTAGACAGTAAGCCACAAACATTAACTGCAAAAGCACACAGACCTTCCTATGGAACAGATGGAGATTATTTCTCAAAACCTTCTGCAGAAGATATTTTTGAAAAAGTATATGCTATGATGAACGAAGTAAATCCTTCGAAATTTCCAAGTTTATATTAA
- a CDS encoding peptidoglycan DD-metalloendopeptidase family protein has protein sequence MTLLEKLLYQTQDVKVIPDSITSNQYIPLDLSVSNIQLAEESIGNAVAFEKYIEHYLSTNNSKVAYGGYNEERNLYKRSIIFKDDTTAERNMHIGLDLWIKAGTSILAALDGKVHSFKNNADLGDYGPTIILEHEIENQVFYTLYGHLSLESLEDLKIGAFFKKGQAIGTLGDASVNGDYSPHLHFQVIKNIANNLGDYPGVCSKKDLPFYLENCPDPNLLLKIKRQ, from the coding sequence ATGACCCTTTTAGAAAAATTACTATATCAAACGCAAGACGTAAAAGTAATTCCTGATTCTATTACTAGTAATCAATATATCCCTTTAGATTTATCTGTTTCTAATATTCAATTAGCTGAAGAATCAATTGGAAATGCTGTTGCTTTCGAAAAATACATTGAGCACTACTTATCTACAAATAACTCAAAAGTAGCTTATGGTGGATACAATGAAGAAAGAAACCTTTATAAGCGAAGTATCATATTTAAAGATGACACAACAGCAGAGCGCAATATGCATATTGGCCTAGATTTATGGATAAAAGCAGGAACATCTATATTGGCAGCATTAGATGGAAAAGTACATAGTTTTAAAAACAATGCTGACTTGGGAGATTATGGTCCAACAATTATTTTAGAACATGAAATCGAAAATCAAGTTTTTTATACTTTATACGGTCATTTATCGTTAGAAAGTTTAGAAGATCTAAAAATTGGTGCGTTTTTCAAAAAAGGACAAGCCATAGGCACATTAGGAGATGCTAGTGTAAATGGAGACTATTCCCCGCATTTACATTTTCAAGTTATAAAAAATATTGCCAATAATCTTGGTGATTATCCTGGTGTTTGCAGTAAAAAGGATTTACCCTTTTATTTAGAAAACTGCCCAGACCCTAACCTATTACTAAAAATTAAAAGACAATAA
- a CDS encoding helix-turn-helix domain-containing protein — MVSNRCKMAVKEELKKLGLHFILVDLGEVDVMENITMEQRELLKAGLLNSGFELMDDKKSMLIEKIKNVIIQMVHHSDEIIKVNFSNYLSDKLNHDYTYLSNLFSEVQGTTIEHFIISHKTERVKELIIYGEHNITEIAWKMGYSSVAHLSSQFKKVTGLTPSHFKNMKDKRRCPIEEVGIKNNTITNSIN, encoded by the coding sequence ATGGTCAGCAATCGCTGTAAAATGGCAGTAAAAGAAGAGTTGAAAAAACTTGGATTGCACTTTATTCTTGTTGATTTAGGAGAAGTTGACGTGATGGAAAATATCACAATGGAACAACGCGAACTATTAAAAGCTGGTCTACTTAATTCGGGTTTTGAATTAATGGATGATAAAAAATCGATGCTAATAGAAAAAATAAAAAATGTAATTATTCAAATGGTTCACCATTCTGATGAAATTATTAAGGTAAACTTTTCTAATTATTTAAGTGATAAATTAAATCACGACTATACCTATTTGTCTAATTTATTTTCAGAAGTTCAAGGAACAACTATTGAACATTTTATCATTTCTCATAAAACAGAACGCGTTAAGGAACTAATTATTTATGGAGAACATAATATCACTGAAATAGCATGGAAAATGGGATACAGTAGTGTTGCGCATCTATCCAGTCAGTTTAAAAAAGTCACTGGGCTTACGCCTTCTCACTTTAAAAACATGAAAGATAAAAGACGTTGCCCAATTGAAGAAGTAGGAATTAAAAATAACACTATTACAAATAGCATCAATTAA
- a CDS encoding PAS domain S-box protein, with amino-acid sequence MKLISEKRFQLYSILIAIILVMVLAVFYYNNLKVKSTSDSTDLAQEILRKNDNVLLDILDIETGVRGYIISENSLFLETFNNAVKAMNRNLSALSVLTQNNPKQQQQVNSLKAKTAEKLILLRKLIDDRNIKLLNEEEKITILKNGKIITDEIKDIISDINYDEYNSLKLRKTENENSRQNSEVLFFLLLLLILVIFTLVFIIVKNLKIRNQELETFTASQKLLSNYSLSLIEASKDPLVTININGKITDMNEATVKITGVNREKLIGSDFLDYFTEPKMAQEVYQEVFAKGSVADSPLTIRHKNGKLTDVLFNGSVYKDDKGAVLGIVIVARDIAEQKWALDLRIANRELAFQNEEKEKRANELIIANKELAFQNEEKEKRANELIIANKELAFQNEEKEKRANELIIANKELAFQNEEKEKRANELIIANEELAFQNEEKEKRANELIIANEELLFQNNEKEKRAAELYLANKELIFQNDEKEKRAAELVIAGIELDFQNKEKEKQDIVNEELKSLSDSSKLASQYSLSLIEASRDPLVTINIEGKITDMNEATVKITGIDREKLIGTDFLDYFTEPQMAREVYQEVFAKGSVADSPLTLRHKDGKLTDVLFNGSVYKNELGNVLGVVVVARDITDQKRIETELIEAKVFAELATGIAEEEKRNAELSTLIAENAVKAKQQFLSNMSHEIRTPMNAIIGFTKVVLKTELSAKQKEYLTAIKMSGDALIVLINDILDLAKVDAGKMTFEKIPFKLKSSISSMLHLFETKIQEKNLKLVKEYDPNIPPIVIGDPVRLHQIILNLVSNAVKFTSKGKITVSVNLIDEDEENITIEFAVTDTGIGISKEKIATVFDNFQQATSGTSRIYGGTGLGLAIVKQLVEPQGGTINVESEVNVGTTFSFRLDFQKTNLDAEVNNEFLELDTEINNIKVLVVEDIALNQLLMKTLLDDFGFERDIAENGKIAIEKLQNNSYDIILMDLQMPVMNGFETTEYIRKTMNSQIPIVALTADVTTVDLAKCMAVGMNDYIAKPVDERLLYSKIVSIVKKTSYLKSDELEPKDIQKSIDLEYLKTRTKSNPELMMAMIDAYLQQTPPLITAMRESLKDKDWQLLKASVHKMIPSFSIMGISPKYEDMAKKVQDSALEHENIEEIGHLVLELETICTLSCKELEIEFNNIKNSN; translated from the coding sequence ATGAAATTAATTTCAGAAAAAAGATTTCAACTCTACTCCATTCTTATAGCTATTATACTAGTAATGGTTTTGGCAGTTTTTTATTATAACAATCTAAAAGTAAAATCTACAAGTGACTCCACTGACTTAGCACAAGAAATATTACGCAAAAACGATAATGTTCTTTTGGATATTCTTGATATTGAAACTGGAGTAAGAGGGTACATTATTTCTGAAAATAGCCTTTTCTTAGAAACATTCAATAATGCCGTAAAAGCCATGAACAGGAATCTATCAGCATTATCAGTACTTACTCAAAACAATCCAAAACAACAACAACAAGTTAATTCATTAAAGGCAAAAACAGCCGAAAAATTAATTTTATTGAGAAAATTAATTGACGACAGAAATATAAAACTATTAAATGAAGAGGAGAAAATTACGATTCTTAAGAATGGAAAAATTATTACTGATGAGATAAAGGATATTATATCTGATATTAATTATGATGAGTATAATTCTTTAAAACTAAGAAAAACGGAGAACGAAAATAGTCGCCAAAATTCAGAAGTGCTGTTTTTTTTACTACTATTATTAATCTTAGTCATATTTACCCTTGTTTTTATAATAGTCAAGAATTTAAAAATTAGAAATCAAGAATTAGAAACATTTACAGCCTCCCAAAAATTACTATCTAATTATTCACTTAGTCTTATTGAAGCTAGTAAAGATCCATTGGTAACAATAAATATCAATGGAAAGATTACTGATATGAATGAAGCAACAGTTAAAATAACTGGAGTTAATCGTGAAAAATTAATTGGTTCTGATTTCTTAGATTATTTTACCGAACCAAAAATGGCTCAAGAAGTATATCAAGAAGTATTTGCTAAAGGATCAGTAGCTGATTCCCCATTAACAATTCGACATAAAAACGGTAAGTTGACTGACGTCTTGTTTAATGGATCTGTTTATAAAGATGATAAAGGAGCTGTATTAGGAATTGTAATTGTAGCGAGAGATATTGCTGAGCAAAAGTGGGCCTTGGATTTACGAATTGCTAATAGAGAACTTGCTTTTCAAAATGAAGAGAAAGAGAAAAGAGCTAATGAATTAATTATTGCAAACAAAGAACTTGCTTTTCAAAACGAAGAGAAAGAAAAAAGAGCTAATGAATTAATTATTGCAAACAAAGAACTTGCTTTTCAAAACGAAGAGAAAGAAAAAAGAGCTAATGAATTAATTATTGCAAACAAAGAACTTGCTTTTCAAAATGAAGAGAAAGAAAAAAGAGCCAATGAATTAATTATTGCAAACGAAGAACTTGCTTTTCAAAACGAAGAGAAAGAAAAAAGAGCCAATGAATTAATTATTGCAAACGAGGAACTTTTGTTTCAAAATAATGAAAAAGAAAAACGAGCTGCTGAATTATATTTGGCCAATAAAGAGCTAATTTTTCAAAACGATGAAAAAGAGAAACGAGCTGCTGAATTAGTAATTGCTGGCATCGAACTAGACTTTCAAAACAAAGAAAAAGAAAAACAAGATATTGTAAACGAGGAACTCAAATCACTTAGTGACTCTTCTAAATTAGCATCTCAATATTCTCTTAGTTTAATTGAAGCTAGTCGTGATCCATTGGTAACAATAAACATAGAAGGTAAGATTACGGATATGAATGAAGCCACCGTGAAAATTACGGGCATCGATCGTGAAAAACTAATTGGCACCGATTTCTTAGATTATTTCACAGAACCACAAATGGCTCGGGAAGTTTATCAAGAAGTATTTGCAAAAGGATCTGTTGCTGATTCTCCATTGACTCTTCGTCATAAAGATGGGAAACTGACAGATGTGCTTTTTAATGGTTCAGTTTATAAAAACGAATTAGGAAATGTACTTGGTGTTGTTGTTGTAGCCAGAGATATTACAGATCAAAAAAGAATTGAAACCGAATTAATTGAAGCTAAAGTATTTGCTGAACTAGCTACTGGAATTGCTGAGGAAGAAAAAAGAAATGCTGAACTTTCAACATTAATTGCTGAAAATGCGGTAAAGGCAAAACAACAGTTTTTATCTAACATGAGCCATGAAATAAGAACTCCCATGAATGCCATTATCGGCTTTACGAAAGTAGTTCTTAAAACTGAATTATCGGCAAAACAAAAGGAATATTTGACAGCCATAAAAATGAGTGGTGATGCACTTATTGTTCTTATAAATGACATTCTTGATTTAGCAAAAGTAGATGCAGGTAAAATGACTTTTGAAAAAATACCATTCAAATTAAAGTCTTCAATTTCTTCTATGCTTCATCTTTTTGAAACAAAAATTCAAGAGAAAAATTTAAAATTAGTAAAGGAATATGACCCAAACATTCCACCAATTGTAATTGGTGATCCAGTACGTTTGCATCAAATCATTTTAAATTTAGTAAGTAATGCAGTAAAATTTACTTCAAAAGGAAAAATCACAGTTAGTGTGAATCTAATTGATGAAGATGAAGAAAATATAACTATCGAATTTGCAGTTACAGATACGGGAATTGGAATTTCTAAAGAAAAAATCGCAACCGTATTTGACAATTTCCAGCAAGCAACAAGTGGAACATCCCGAATTTATGGTGGTACCGGATTAGGACTTGCCATTGTAAAACAATTAGTAGAACCTCAAGGAGGAACTATAAATGTAGAAAGCGAAGTTAATGTAGGAACTACATTTAGTTTTAGATTAGACTTTCAAAAAACAAACCTTGATGCAGAAGTAAATAACGAATTTCTTGAATTGGATACTGAAATTAATAATATAAAAGTATTAGTAGTTGAAGATATTGCATTGAATCAGTTGTTGATGAAAACCTTGTTAGATGATTTTGGTTTTGAAAGAGATATAGCCGAAAACGGAAAAATTGCCATTGAAAAACTGCAAAACAACTCCTATGACATTATCTTAATGGATCTACAAATGCCAGTAATGAATGGATTTGAGACAACTGAATACATTAGAAAAACAATGAATTCACAAATACCAATTGTTGCTTTAACTGCTGATGTTACCACTGTAGATTTAGCCAAATGCATGGCAGTAGGAATGAATGATTACATTGCAAAACCAGTAGATGAACGATTATTATATAGCAAAATTGTAAGTATTGTAAAAAAAACTTCCTATTTAAAATCAGATGAATTAGAACCAAAAGATATCCAAAAAAGTATTGATTTGGAATATTTGAAAACTAGGACTAAATCGAATCCAGAATTAATGATGGCAATGATAGATGCTTATTTACAGCAAACACCCCCATTAATAACTGCCATGAGAGAAAGCTTAAAAGACAAGGACTGGCAACTGTTAAAAGCTTCTGTACATAAGATGATCCCGTCCTTTTCAATAATGGGAATAAGCCCAAAGTATGAAGATATGGCAAAAAAAGTTCAAGATAGTGCTCTTGAACATGAAAATATAGAAGAAATAGGACATTTGGTTTTAGAGCTAGAAACCATTTGTACCTTATCTTGTAAAGAATTAGAAATAGAATTTAATAATATAAAAAATAGTAACTAA
- a CDS encoding response regulator, translated as MKNDNKIKLFLVDDDAVFLKSLEIEFLHHTDFIVETFATGELCIANLGKKPDVIILDYHLDGIDKNAMNGIETLDKIKEFNPDIPVVMLSSQDKIDVAISCMHHKAFDYVVKSETAFLRLQKNITAFFHFERIEKELNWYMARM; from the coding sequence ATGAAAAACGATAACAAAATAAAACTCTTTTTAGTAGATGATGATGCCGTTTTCTTAAAATCATTAGAAATAGAATTTCTTCATCACACTGATTTTATTGTTGAAACTTTTGCAACTGGTGAGCTATGCATTGCCAATTTAGGAAAGAAACCTGACGTAATTATTCTTGATTACCATCTGGATGGAATTGATAAAAATGCTATGAATGGCATTGAAACATTGGATAAAATAAAAGAATTTAATCCTGATATTCCAGTAGTAATGTTATCATCTCAAGATAAAATTGATGTAGCCATTAGTTGTATGCACCATAAGGCATTTGATTATGTTGTAAAAAGCGAAACTGCTTTTTTACGCCTTCAAAAAAACATTACAGCCTTTTTCCATTTTGAAAGAATTGAAAAAGAATTAAACTGGTATATGGCCAGAATGTAA
- a CDS encoding ice-binding protein: protein MKIVKMFPVLAVLLVGLMTSCSTDTDSGTAVVANSIFKTTPIPSTDKSTSNLTNSATLETINLGVAGNFAILSKTGITDVYKSAVTGDVGASPITGAAILLKCDEVTGTVYSVDATGPACKITDATRLTTAVGDMETAYTNAAGRINPDFLNLGAGSIGGKTLTPGLYTWTSTLNIPTDITISGSPTDVWIFQVAGNLNMSSAVRITLAGGAQAKNIFWQTAGAVTLGTTSHFEGNILSQTGINLKTGASINGRMLAQTAVTLQMNTVVLPQ from the coding sequence ATGAAAATAGTAAAAATGTTTCCTGTTTTGGCAGTGCTTTTAGTTGGATTAATGACGAGCTGTAGTACTGATACGGATTCAGGCACAGCTGTTGTTGCAAATTCAATTTTTAAAACCACACCAATACCTTCAACTGACAAGTCAACCTCAAATTTGACAAACAGCGCTACATTAGAAACAATAAATCTTGGTGTTGCAGGAAATTTTGCAATACTATCAAAAACAGGTATTACCGATGTCTATAAATCCGCGGTCACTGGTGATGTAGGAGCTAGTCCAATTACAGGAGCGGCTATTCTTTTAAAATGTGATGAAGTAACCGGAACTGTTTATTCAGTTGACGCTACAGGTCCTGCATGCAAGATAACCGATGCAACCAGATTAACAACAGCTGTAGGTGATATGGAAACGGCGTATACGAATGCCGCGGGTCGTATTAATCCCGATTTTCTAAATTTAGGAGCTGGAAGTATAGGTGGAAAAACACTTACACCAGGTTTATATACATGGACAAGTACATTAAACATCCCAACTGATATTACAATCTCAGGTAGTCCAACTGATGTTTGGATTTTTCAGGTTGCAGGAAATCTTAATATGAGTTCAGCTGTTAGAATTACTTTAGCTGGAGGTGCACAAGCCAAAAACATTTTCTGGCAGACGGCTGGTGCAGTTACTCTAGGAACAACTAGCCATTTTGAAGGAAATATATTAAGCCAAACTGGTATTAATTTAAAAACAGGAGCCTCCATTAACGGAAGAATGCTTGCTCAAACTGCTGTTACACTTCAAATGAATACAGTTGTATTACCCCAATAA
- a CDS encoding Dps family protein translates to MKPQIGITADNLKNSTDLLSSVLADEMTLYIKTRKFHWNVSGESFMEIHKLFENQYKQLEESIDNVAERISKLGEKTIGTMNEFIAHSKLKESPNKYPSQKEMIKELLDDHETVIVALRKGIKQSEEDNKDIGTADFLTSLMTEHETTAWILRRYLS, encoded by the coding sequence ATGAAGCCACAAATAGGAATAACAGCCGATAATTTAAAAAACAGTACTGATTTACTTTCATCCGTTTTAGCAGATGAAATGACATTATATATTAAAACTAGAAAATTTCATTGGAATGTCTCTGGTGAAAGTTTTATGGAAATTCATAAATTATTTGAAAATCAGTACAAACAATTAGAAGAAAGTATTGATAATGTAGCAGAACGTATCAGCAAGCTTGGCGAAAAAACTATCGGTACAATGAATGAGTTTATAGCACATTCAAAACTAAAAGAATCGCCTAATAAATATCCTTCACAAAAAGAAATGATTAAAGAGCTTCTAGATGACCATGAAACTGTTATTGTAGCGCTACGCAAAGGAATAAAGCAGTCTGAAGAAGATAATAAAGATATTGGTACAGCCGATTTTTTAACAAGCTTAATGACAGAACATGAGACGACAGCTTGGATATTAAGACGCTATTTAAGTTAA
- a CDS encoding YihY/virulence factor BrkB family protein — MEFHIKHTGKLLKTTYEGWNEKDPFRQSAVIAYYAIFSIPGLLVLIISIAGYFFGKESVNKNILEQITNTMGSETAIQISQILAKSTETKSSFLGSIVGVIVLLIGSTAVFVELQKTLNLIWKVEVLPKKGIITILKARFFSFGLILAIAFLLMISLVISTMLSSMGNWIGIYTYNYSVLFFNCINFIFSLAVISILFALMFKILPDAKIKWKHVWLGSIVTGILFTIGKTILAYYFSTAEPASVYGVAGSVILILLWVSYSSMILFFGAEFTAAYAKIYTGVVPPTEIAKKITSTN; from the coding sequence ATGGAATTTCATATTAAACATACTGGCAAACTATTGAAAACAACTTATGAAGGATGGAATGAAAAAGATCCGTTTAGACAAAGTGCTGTAATTGCTTATTATGCTATTTTTAGTATACCTGGTTTATTAGTTTTAATTATTTCTATAGCTGGTTATTTCTTTGGAAAAGAAAGTGTAAACAAAAATATATTAGAACAAATTACTAATACAATGGGGTCCGAAACTGCCATTCAAATTAGCCAAATTTTAGCTAAATCTACTGAAACGAAATCAAGTTTTTTAGGGTCAATTGTTGGTGTTATAGTGTTACTAATTGGTTCCACAGCAGTTTTTGTTGAACTACAAAAAACGCTGAACTTAATATGGAAAGTGGAAGTATTACCAAAGAAAGGGATAATTACAATATTGAAAGCACGTTTTTTTTCCTTTGGATTAATATTAGCTATTGCATTTTTATTGATGATTTCTCTAGTTATATCTACAATGCTTTCTAGTATGGGAAATTGGATTGGAATATATACTTATAATTATTCCGTTCTTTTTTTCAATTGCATTAATTTTATATTTTCATTGGCTGTTATATCAATACTTTTTGCCCTAATGTTCAAAATTTTACCCGATGCAAAAATAAAATGGAAACATGTTTGGTTAGGATCAATAGTTACTGGTATCCTTTTTACAATTGGTAAAACTATTTTAGCATACTACTTTAGCACGGCTGAACCAGCATCTGTTTATGGTGTAGCGGGGTCTGTAATTTTAATTTTATTATGGGTTTCTTACTCCTCTATGATTTTGTTTTTTGGGGCCGAATTTACGGCCGCCTACGCAAAAATTTACACCGGTGTTGTGCCACCTACTGAAATTGCAAAAAAAATAACAAGCACAAACTAA
- a CDS encoding PA2169 family four-helix-bundle protein, with translation MDNEKAISVLNSFIVINNARIKRYKWASTDSKESFLKKTFMSFQKTSLACKKELRKEIIKLGGTPIEEKSKNTLLHHFWLKFTKFVFNTDLNNIIYSCERNESIIIQSYYEAIYSNLGNLNYKQKAMLNNQYFLINDDHDKMKSLNIHSHRL, from the coding sequence ATGGATAATGAAAAAGCAATTAGCGTATTAAATTCATTTATAGTAATCAATAATGCTAGAATTAAAAGATATAAATGGGCATCGACAGATAGCAAGGAATCTTTTTTGAAAAAAACATTTATGAGTTTTCAAAAAACGAGTCTAGCATGTAAAAAAGAACTTAGAAAAGAAATTATAAAATTAGGAGGCACACCAATTGAAGAAAAAAGTAAAAATACTTTGCTTCATCACTTTTGGTTGAAGTTTACAAAATTTGTTTTTAATACTGATTTAAACAATATAATATATTCCTGTGAACGAAATGAGTCTATTATAATTCAAAGTTATTATGAAGCAATATACAGTAATCTAGGCAACCTTAATTATAAACAAAAGGCGATGCTAAACAATCAATATTTTTTAATTAATGATGATCATGACAAAATGAAATCATTAAACATTCACTCTCATCGTTTATAA